In Aegilops tauschii subsp. strangulata cultivar AL8/78 chromosome 3, Aet v6.0, whole genome shotgun sequence, one genomic interval encodes:
- the LOC109759973 gene encoding ABC transporter G family member 10, giving the protein MASPRETVVRPAMSLGKTGTGRRRPRYRLETRALSYVLPARGVGVSSFLRGGKGERLLLRSVTCEAAPGEVVAIVGPSGAGKTTLLSVLAGSADPARVLTGAVLVNGCPMDAARFRRVSGHVPQDDALFPMLTVEESLLYSARLRLRAAPGAAQARARELMAELGLRHVAHSRVASVSGGERRRVSIGVDLVHDPAVLLLDEPTSGLDSGSALHIVKMLRDMATAHGKTVVLTIHQPGFRILELLDRVVLLADGAVRHHGSLPFLEARLAGSGHSIPAHVNVLEYAMETIDTLKPDVVIATALTYQDVAAPVPSPSSSSARRAAYANSAAAEVCILSGRFVKTVLRTPQLFAARMVQSAVVGVFLGTIFLGTTDLQSRLGFFAFNLTFVLSSTTEGLPVFLQERRILERETTRGAYRVSSYVASNAAVFLPFLLAAALLYATPVYWLVGLAREPASFAYFALVIWLVMLTANSFTACLSALAPNYIVGNSLIAGFIGCFFLFSGYFVASKDIPQYWVFMHYISLFKYPFEALIVNEYGGARGGQECLASAPGGGMCVLDGTMLLRQQGMRESMRWSNLGVMLGFVVGYRVLCFVFLWYRCHRMRR; this is encoded by the coding sequence ATGGCGTCTCCGAGGGAGACAGTGGTGAGGCCGGCGATGTCGCTGGGCAAGACGGGGACCGGGCGCCGGAGGCCGAGGTACCGCCTCGAGACGAGGGCTCTGTCCTACGTTCTTCCGGCCCGCGGCGTCGGAGTGTCGTCCTTCTTGCGGGGCGGCAAGGGCGAGCGGCTGCTGCTGAGGAGCGTCACATGCGAGGCGGCCCCCGGGGAGGTGGTGGCGATCGTGGGGCCGAGCGGGGCGGGCAAGACCACGCTGCTGTCGGTGCTGGCGGGGTCGGCGGACCCGGCCAGGGTGCTCACCGGGGCGGTGCTGGTGAACGGCTGCCCCATGGACGCCGCACGCTTCCGCCGGGTGTCCGGCCACGTGCCGCAGGACGACGCGCTCTTCCCGATGCTCACCGTCGAGGAGTCGCTGCTGTACAGCGCGCGCCTGCGGCTGCGCGCCGCGCCGGGCGCCGCGCAGGCGCGGGCCAGGGAGCTCATGGCCGAGCTCGGGCTGCGCCACGTCGCGCACTCGAGGGTCGCCAGCGTGTCCGGGGGCGAGCGGAGGAGGGTGTCCATCGGCGTTGACCTCGTGCACGATCCGGCCGTGTTGCTGCTGGACGAGCCCACGTCCGGGCTCGACTCCGGCTCCGCGCTGCACATTGTCAAGATGCTCAGGGACATGGCCACCGCGCACGGCAAGACCGTCGTGCTCACCATCCATCAGCCCGGCTTCCGCATCCTCGAGCTGCTCGACCGCGTCGTCCTCCTCGCCGACGGCGCCGTCCGGCACCACGGCTCCCTGCCGTTCCTCGAGGCCCGCCTCGCCGGCTCCGGCCACTCCATCCCCGCCCACGTCAACGTCCTCGAGTACGCCATGGAGACCATCGATACCCTCAAGCCGGACGTCGTCATCGCCACCGCGCTCACATACCAAGATGTTGCCGCGCCGGTGCCCTCGCCGTCCTCCTCGTCCGCGCGCCGCGCCGCGTACGCCAACTCGGCAGCGGCGGAGGTTTGCATCCTGTCGGGGCGCTTCGTGAAGACGGTGCTGCGGACGCCGCAGCTGTTCGCGGCGCGAATGGTGCAGTCGGCGGTGGTCGGCGTGTTCCTCGGCACAATCTTCCTGGGCACCACCGACCTGCAGTCCCGGCTGGGCTTCTTCGCCTTCAACCTCACCTTCGTGCTCTCCTCCACCACCGAGGGCCTCCCGGTGTTCCTCCAGGAGCGCCGCATCCTGGAAAGGGAGACCACCCGGGGCGCGTACCGCGTCTCCTCCTACGTCGCCTCCAACGCCGCCGTGTTCCTCCCTTTCCTCCTCGCCGCGGCGCTCCTCTACGCGACGCCCGTGTACTGGCTCGTCGGCCTGGCGCGCGAGCCAGCCAGCTTCGCCTACTTCGCGCTCGTCATCTGGCTCGTCATGCTCACCGCCAACTCATTCACCGCCTGCCTCAGCGCGCTGGCGCCCAACTACATCGTCGGCAACTCCCTCATCGCCGGATTCATCGGCTGCTTCTTCCTCTTCTCCGGCTACTTCGTGGCGAGCAAGGACATCCCGCAGTACTGGGTGTTCATGCACTACATCAGCCTGTTCAAGTACCCCTTCGAGGCCCTCATCGTGAACGAGtacggcggcgcgcgcggcggccAGGAGTGCCTCGCCTCGGCCCCCGGCGGCGGCATGTGCGTCCTCGACGGCACCATGCTGCTGCGGCAGCAGGGGATGCGGGAGAGCATGAGGTGGAGCAACCTGGGAGTCATGCTCGGGTTCGTGGTCGGCTACAGGGTGCTCTGCTTCGTGTTCCTGTGGTACAGGTGCCACCGCATGAGGAGGTGA